The following proteins come from a genomic window of Pyxidicoccus sp. MSG2:
- a CDS encoding beta strand repeat-containing protein, whose translation MTQRIAVGLTLLAALFATACGDDPKPQPAEATLVFRTQPGSVRAGEKLGDVEVALVDASGNVLTDRGGTVQLTLTGAPEGASLEGATRATLNQGVTHFTSLSVAKAAAGMKLSAQMGSQTAASAAFTVRPAPASVMALTSVPTDVDVGGVLSPVAVTLHDAYGNIPEEVSTVTVALEGGTTGATLSGNTRAQTVAGVATFNELTIDEDGQGYVLAFSSGSFGVKSATFNVRPGVPASVSFTTQPADSTVAGSALASVRVTVLDSRGKVAKKAEGNVSLELVAGNGATLGGTASVAVANGVATFDALSIQKAGTGYTLKATFGALAAVDSSAFAITPAAAARLAYVTGPGAATAGAAISPSVQVELQDAYGNRAASTATVAVALKANPGSTTLHGTPSVAAVAGLATFADLSIDVAARGYTLEVTSGQLAAVTSGTFDVAPAAAAALVFTGQPSNAVAGEVLAPAIEVTIRDAFGNTVPSTDNVTLALAGGAGAVLGGTVTVAAVNGVARFSAVHVQKAGTGYTLKATSGSLPEATSSTFAITPAAAARLAYVTGPGASTAGEAISPAVQVELLDAYGNRAASTATVAVALGANPGSTMLHGTLSVAAVAGLATFSNLSINVAALDYTLVVTSGQLESVASVTFDVASAAAAALAFTAQPSNAVAGEALAPAVEVTIRDAFGNTVPSTDNVTLALEGGAGAVLGGTVTVAAVNGVARFSAVHVQKAGTGYTLKATSGSLPEATSSTFAISAAAAAKLVVTREPSNGTAGAALNPGMRVSILDGFDNLTASTASVTVALATNPAGGVLLGTVTESAVAGVATFGAVRLEKAGTGYSLRATADGLSDATSASFDIAPAAAASLAFSSQPTNGVAGQSLAAFEVTLSDAYGNVANSSASVTLALGANPGGGTLGGTVTVAAVAGVARFTAVNIQKAAAGYTLRATSGALPAAESGAFDIVHAAPASLAFLQQPSNIAAGDPITPAVQVAASDAFGNRTTNTSGNVSLALGANPGGGSLTGTTSVALSNGVATFAGLSVTQAGTGYTLSATLGAVPAATSNTFNVASAVTSLAFLTNPGSVTAGNDFSPVVQVELRDSLGNRASSSATVTLRLANNPTGASLSGTVSRNAVNGLVQFTGLGVRKAGTGYTLEAAVGSLTAASTAFNVTAGAMAQLGVTTQPPATVVAGAPMSTIIVEAQDAYGNRVSSFGSAGETVSAAVDPDNNPHGASVGGTREVDSVNGVATFPGLSLDKVGDTEMVFVAYNAAFTALYVVYSRPVTVTPAAASAIAFAPVAATTPAGSAMGPAVQVRVTDRFGNATSGSGDVTLALGANPGGDTLRGTLTAAVSGGVATFPDLVLQKAGQGYTLKARLGALTPATSAPFAIVGGAPTRVEFSAQPRSTPNGLPLNAVAVRLVDAFGNTATSQAAVSLALGNANGAVLGGTVTVAAQSGVARFTDLTVDRSGQGYVLAASAASLVGADSSAFDVYGATLAYTDPAGGRIRLMRNPASTNTQLVLDVVAAEDLSGYGVGFNLPVDATKVRLAAQGAITAGAILSAGASVPAVAAVLPSSGPMAGVLTSGLSQKAAGSGAVTTDTAIPTGSVLYQLKLELAPGAESGVVFDGANLGGRFKGLLRNKLGDDVVGSSGFGIGRLEIAADPGFQKTASR comes from the coding sequence GTGACCCAGCGCATTGCTGTCGGTCTCACGTTGCTCGCGGCGCTGTTCGCGACCGCCTGCGGTGACGACCCGAAGCCCCAGCCCGCGGAGGCCACCCTGGTCTTCCGCACCCAGCCCGGTTCGGTCCGGGCGGGTGAGAAGCTCGGGGATGTCGAAGTGGCCCTCGTCGACGCCAGCGGCAACGTCCTCACCGACCGCGGTGGGACGGTGCAGTTGACGCTGACGGGTGCTCCCGAAGGGGCCAGTCTCGAAGGCGCCACCCGCGCGACGCTCAACCAAGGCGTGACGCACTTCACCAGCCTCTCCGTGGCGAAGGCCGCCGCCGGCATGAAGCTGTCGGCGCAGATGGGCTCGCAGACGGCGGCCAGCGCGGCCTTCACGGTGCGCCCGGCTCCCGCCTCCGTGATGGCGCTCACCAGCGTCCCCACGGACGTGGATGTCGGCGGGGTGCTCTCGCCGGTGGCCGTCACCTTGCACGACGCCTACGGCAACATCCCCGAGGAAGTGTCCACGGTGACGGTGGCGCTGGAGGGCGGCACCACGGGTGCCACGCTGTCCGGCAACACCCGCGCGCAGACGGTGGCCGGCGTGGCCACCTTCAACGAGCTGACCATCGACGAGGACGGTCAGGGCTACGTGCTGGCCTTCTCCTCGGGCTCGTTCGGGGTGAAGTCCGCGACCTTCAACGTGCGGCCCGGCGTGCCGGCCAGCGTGAGCTTCACCACGCAGCCGGCGGACTCCACGGTGGCGGGCTCCGCCCTGGCGTCGGTGCGGGTGACGGTGCTCGACTCGCGCGGCAAGGTGGCGAAGAAGGCCGAGGGCAATGTCTCCCTGGAGCTGGTGGCCGGCAATGGCGCCACCCTGGGCGGCACGGCCTCCGTGGCGGTGGCCAACGGCGTGGCGACCTTCGATGCGCTGAGCATCCAGAAGGCCGGCACGGGCTACACGCTGAAGGCCACCTTCGGCGCGCTGGCGGCGGTGGACTCCTCCGCCTTCGCCATCACCCCGGCGGCGGCGGCGCGACTGGCCTACGTGACGGGGCCCGGCGCGGCCACGGCGGGTGCGGCCATCTCCCCCTCGGTTCAGGTGGAGCTGCAGGACGCCTACGGCAACCGCGCTGCCTCCACCGCGACGGTGGCCGTGGCGCTGAAGGCCAACCCGGGCAGCACGACGCTGCATGGCACGCCCTCGGTGGCCGCGGTGGCGGGCCTGGCGACGTTCGCCGACCTGTCCATCGACGTGGCGGCCCGGGGCTACACCCTGGAAGTCACCTCCGGACAGCTGGCGGCCGTGACGAGCGGCACGTTCGACGTGGCGCCCGCGGCGGCGGCGGCGCTGGTCTTCACCGGTCAGCCGTCCAACGCGGTGGCGGGCGAGGTGCTGGCTCCGGCCATCGAAGTCACCATTCGCGACGCGTTCGGCAACACGGTGCCGTCCACGGACAACGTGACGCTGGCGTTGGCGGGCGGCGCGGGTGCGGTGCTCGGTGGCACCGTGACCGTCGCGGCCGTCAATGGCGTGGCCCGCTTCTCCGCGGTCCACGTGCAGAAGGCCGGCACGGGCTACACGCTGAAGGCCACTTCCGGCTCGCTCCCGGAGGCGACGAGCAGCACGTTCGCCATCACCCCGGCGGCGGCGGCGCGGCTGGCCTACGTGACGGGGCCGGGTGCGAGCACGGCGGGTGAGGCCATCTCCCCGGCGGTGCAGGTGGAGCTGCTGGACGCGTATGGCAACCGGGCTGCCTCCACCGCGACGGTGGCCGTGGCGCTGGGGGCCAACCCGGGCAGCACGATGCTGCATGGCACGCTCTCGGTGGCCGCGGTGGCGGGCCTTGCGACGTTCTCCAACCTGTCCATCAACGTGGCGGCTCTGGACTACACCCTGGTGGTGACGTCCGGGCAGCTGGAGTCCGTGGCGAGTGTCACGTTCGACGTGGCGTCCGCGGCGGCGGCGGCACTGGCCTTCACCGCTCAGCCGTCCAACGCGGTGGCGGGCGAAGCGCTGGCCCCGGCCGTCGAAGTCACCATCCGTGATGCGTTCGGCAACACGGTGCCGTCCACGGACAACGTGACGCTGGCGCTGGAGGGCGGCGCGGGTGCGGTGCTCGGTGGCACCGTGACCGTCGCGGCCGTCAATGGCGTGGCCCGCTTCTCCGCGGTCCACGTGCAGAAGGCCGGCACGGGTTACACGCTGAAGGCCACTTCTGGTTCGCTCCCGGAGGCGACGAGCAGCACGTTCGCCATCTCCGCGGCGGCAGCGGCGAAGCTGGTCGTCACCCGCGAGCCGTCCAACGGCACCGCGGGTGCGGCCCTGAACCCGGGCATGCGCGTGTCCATCCTGGACGGGTTCGACAACCTCACGGCCTCCACGGCGAGCGTCACGGTGGCGCTGGCCACCAACCCCGCGGGCGGTGTGCTGCTGGGGACGGTGACGGAGTCGGCCGTGGCGGGCGTGGCCACCTTCGGCGCGGTGCGCCTGGAGAAGGCGGGCACGGGCTACTCGCTGCGCGCCACGGCGGACGGGCTGTCCGACGCGACGAGCGCCTCGTTCGACATCGCTCCGGCGGCGGCGGCCTCGCTGGCCTTCAGCAGCCAGCCCACGAATGGCGTCGCGGGGCAGTCCCTGGCGGCCTTCGAGGTGACGCTGTCCGACGCGTACGGCAACGTGGCGAACTCCAGCGCCTCGGTGACGCTGGCGCTGGGCGCCAACCCCGGCGGCGGTACGCTGGGCGGCACCGTGACGGTGGCCGCGGTGGCGGGCGTGGCTCGCTTCACCGCGGTGAACATCCAGAAGGCCGCGGCGGGCTACACGCTGCGCGCCACGTCGGGCGCCCTGCCGGCGGCGGAGAGCGGTGCGTTCGACATCGTCCACGCGGCTCCGGCCTCGCTGGCCTTCCTCCAGCAGCCGAGCAACATCGCGGCGGGTGACCCCATCACCCCGGCAGTGCAGGTGGCGGCCTCGGATGCGTTCGGCAACCGGACCACCAACACCTCCGGCAATGTGAGCCTCGCGCTGGGTGCCAACCCGGGTGGAGGCTCGCTGACGGGCACCACCTCGGTGGCGCTCTCCAATGGCGTGGCGACCTTCGCGGGCCTGTCAGTCACCCAGGCGGGCACCGGCTACACGCTGTCGGCGACCCTGGGCGCCGTGCCCGCGGCGACGAGCAACACGTTCAACGTGGCGTCGGCGGTGACGAGCCTCGCGTTCCTGACGAACCCGGGGAGCGTCACGGCGGGCAACGACTTCAGCCCCGTCGTGCAGGTGGAGCTCCGCGACTCGCTGGGCAACCGGGCGTCCTCGAGCGCCACGGTGACGCTGCGGCTGGCCAACAACCCGACGGGGGCCTCGCTGTCGGGCACGGTGTCGCGCAACGCGGTCAACGGCCTGGTGCAGTTCACCGGCCTGGGCGTGCGCAAGGCGGGCACGGGCTATACGCTGGAGGCGGCCGTGGGCAGCCTGACGGCGGCCAGCACCGCGTTCAACGTGACGGCCGGGGCCATGGCCCAGCTGGGGGTGACGACGCAGCCTCCGGCGACGGTGGTGGCCGGTGCGCCCATGAGCACCATCATCGTGGAGGCGCAGGACGCGTACGGCAACCGGGTGTCGAGCTTCGGCTCGGCGGGTGAGACGGTGTCCGCCGCGGTGGACCCCGACAACAACCCGCACGGCGCGTCGGTGGGCGGCACCCGCGAGGTGGACTCCGTCAACGGCGTGGCCACCTTCCCGGGGCTGTCGCTGGACAAGGTGGGCGACACGGAGATGGTGTTCGTGGCGTACAACGCCGCGTTCACCGCGCTGTACGTCGTCTACTCGCGGCCCGTCACCGTCACTCCGGCGGCGGCGTCCGCGATTGCCTTCGCCCCGGTGGCGGCGACGACGCCGGCGGGCTCGGCGATGGGCCCGGCGGTACAGGTGCGGGTGACGGACCGGTTCGGCAACGCGACGAGCGGCAGCGGTGACGTGACGCTGGCGCTGGGCGCGAACCCCGGCGGTGACACGCTGCGCGGCACGCTGACGGCGGCGGTGTCGGGTGGCGTGGCGACCTTCCCGGACCTGGTGCTGCAGAAGGCCGGGCAGGGCTACACGCTGAAGGCCCGGCTGGGCGCGCTGACGCCCGCGACGAGCGCTCCGTTCGCCATCGTCGGCGGCGCGCCCACGCGCGTGGAGTTCTCCGCGCAGCCGCGCTCGACGCCCAATGGGCTGCCGCTGAACGCGGTGGCGGTGCGCCTGGTGGACGCGTTCGGCAACACGGCGACGTCGCAGGCGGCCGTCTCGCTGGCGCTGGGCAACGCGAATGGCGCGGTGCTCGGTGGCACGGTGACGGTGGCGGCGCAGTCCGGTGTGGCGCGCTTCACGGACCTCACGGTGGACCGCTCCGGCCAGGGCTACGTGCTGGCGGCGTCGGCGGCCTCGCTGGTGGGTGCCGATTCCAGCGCGTTCGACGTGTACGGCGCGACGCTGGCGTACACGGACCCGGCGGGCGGGCGCATCCGGCTGATGCGCAATCCGGCCTCCACGAACACGCAGCTGGTGCTGGACGTGGTGGCCGCCGAGGACCTGAGCGGCTACGGCGTGGGCTTCAACCTGCCGGTGGACGCGACGAAGGTGCGGCTGGCGGCGCAGGGTGCCATCACCGCGGGTGCCATCCTGTCGGCGGGCGCGTCGGTGCCGGCGGTGGCGGCGGTGCTGCCGTCGAGTGGTCCGATGGCGGGAGTGCTGACCAGCGGCCTCAGCCAGAAGGCCGCCGGCTCGGGTGCGGTGACGACGGACACGGCCATTCCCACGGGCAGCGTCCTGTACCAGCTCAAGCTGGAGCTAGCGCCGGGCGCCGAGTCGGGCGTGGTGTTCGACGGTGCCAACCTGGGCGGGCGCTTCAAGGGCCTGCTGCGCAACAAGCTGGGGGATGACGTGGTCGGCAGCAGCGGCTTCGGCATCGGCCGGCTGGAGATTGCCGCCGACCCCGGCTTCCAGAAGACGGCGTCGCGGTAG
- the ychF gene encoding redox-regulated ATPase YchF: MALSIGIVGLPNVGKSTLFNALSAAGAQAANYPFCTIEPNVGVVPVPDDRLDKLTALIKPLKKIPTSLEFVDIAGLVRGASKGEGLGNQFLGNIRQVNAVLHVLRCFEDDNVTHVEGGVNPVRDRDVVDTELCLKDLETVEKRRERTQKNTKVGGKAGDEAKAELALLDRVKAGLDAGTTVRAQKLTEDERAVIRDLFLLTDKPVLYVANIGESEIGKEDSNKHVQAVREMAKQEGAEVVVLAAAMESEIQQLPEEERAGFLESAGLKEPGLHKIAREGYKLLGLWTYFTVGEQECRAWTIQKGYKAPQAAGVIHSDFERGFIKAEVMRWEDLVKLGSESAVKEKGMLRVEGKEYVVQDGDCMHFRFNV; this comes from the coding sequence ATGGCTCTATCCATCGGCATCGTCGGGCTCCCCAACGTGGGCAAGTCCACCCTGTTCAACGCGCTGTCGGCCGCGGGAGCGCAGGCGGCCAACTACCCCTTCTGCACCATCGAGCCCAACGTGGGCGTGGTGCCCGTGCCGGATGACCGGCTGGACAAGCTCACGGCGCTCATCAAGCCGCTCAAGAAGATTCCCACCTCGCTCGAGTTCGTGGACATCGCCGGCCTGGTGCGCGGCGCCTCCAAGGGCGAGGGACTGGGCAATCAGTTCCTGGGCAACATCCGCCAGGTGAACGCGGTGCTCCACGTGCTGCGCTGCTTCGAGGACGACAACGTCACCCACGTCGAGGGTGGGGTGAATCCGGTGAGGGACCGGGACGTCGTCGACACGGAGCTGTGCCTCAAGGACCTGGAGACGGTGGAGAAGCGCCGCGAGCGCACCCAGAAGAACACCAAGGTCGGCGGCAAGGCGGGCGACGAGGCGAAGGCCGAGCTCGCGCTGCTGGACCGCGTGAAGGCGGGCCTGGACGCGGGCACCACGGTGCGCGCGCAGAAGCTGACGGAAGACGAGCGCGCCGTCATCCGCGACCTCTTCCTGCTCACCGACAAGCCGGTGCTGTACGTGGCCAACATCGGCGAGTCGGAGATTGGCAAGGAGGACTCCAACAAGCACGTGCAGGCCGTGCGGGAGATGGCGAAGCAGGAGGGCGCCGAGGTGGTGGTGCTCGCCGCCGCCATGGAGTCCGAAATCCAGCAGCTCCCCGAGGAGGAGCGCGCGGGCTTCCTGGAGAGCGCGGGCCTCAAGGAGCCGGGCCTGCACAAGATAGCGCGCGAGGGCTACAAGCTGCTGGGTCTGTGGACGTACTTCACGGTGGGCGAGCAGGAGTGCCGCGCGTGGACCATCCAGAAGGGCTACAAGGCCCCGCAGGCGGCCGGCGTCATCCACTCGGACTTCGAGCGCGGCTTCATCAAGGCCGAGGTCATGCGCTGGGAGGACCTGGTGAAGCTGGGCAGTGAGTCTGCCGTGAAGGAGAAGGGCATGCTGCGCGTGGAAGGCAAGGAGTACGTCGTCCAGGACGGCGACTGCATGCACTTCCGCTTCAACGTGTAG
- the atpF gene encoding F0F1 ATP synthase subunit B, which translates to MLLPPVLAASSFVSVQPGLIFWTLVTFVIVFFVLRWKAWGPILQLVQEREKQIANAVESAKRERAEAEKLLADQKTAIAEARRQAAEDTRRIQAEMEKFREELMAKSRKEAEELKLSARREIEEQKTKAIAEVRAMAVDLSIEVAGKLINERLDDSKHRALADQFVQGLPLGGNGPVSRTA; encoded by the coding sequence ATGCTCCTGCCCCCTGTCCTCGCCGCCAGCAGCTTCGTGTCGGTCCAACCGGGCCTCATCTTCTGGACCCTGGTCACCTTCGTCATCGTCTTCTTCGTCCTGCGCTGGAAGGCGTGGGGGCCCATCCTGCAGCTGGTGCAGGAGCGCGAGAAGCAGATTGCCAACGCCGTCGAGAGCGCCAAGCGTGAGCGCGCCGAGGCGGAGAAGCTGCTCGCCGACCAGAAGACGGCCATCGCCGAGGCCCGTCGCCAGGCCGCCGAGGACACCCGCCGCATCCAGGCGGAGATGGAGAAGTTCCGCGAGGAGCTGATGGCCAAGAGCCGCAAGGAGGCCGAGGAGCTGAAGCTCAGCGCCCGCCGCGAGATTGAGGAGCAGAAGACGAAGGCCATCGCCGAGGTCCGCGCCATGGCGGTGGACCTGTCGATTGAGGTGGCCGGCAAGCTCATCAACGAGCGCCTGGACGACAGCAAGCACCGCGCGCTGGCCGACCAGTTCGTGCAGGGCCTGCCGCTGGGCGGCAACGGCCCTGTCAGTCGCACCGCCTAG
- a CDS encoding ATP synthase F0 subunit C: MTNLALAFLSAGIGAGLSIIGAGLGIGKLAAAAMDATGRQPAAGGDIRTTMIIAAALIEGATLFALVVCILLATKAS, translated from the coding sequence ATGACGAACCTCGCTCTCGCCTTCCTCTCCGCCGGTATCGGCGCTGGCCTCTCCATCATCGGCGCCGGCCTCGGCATCGGTAAGCTCGCCGCCGCCGCCATGGACGCCACGGGCCGTCAGCCGGCCGCCGGTGGTGACATCCGCACCACCATGATCATCGCCGCGGCCCTCATCGAAGGCGCCACGCTGTTCGCGCTGGTCGTCTGCATCCTGCTCGCCACCAAGGCCTCCTAA
- the atpB gene encoding F0F1 ATP synthase subunit A codes for MRKAMVLVASLFAAVAWASPEHGEAGVGEHGAAAGGHDAAAAGEHGEDVPGYILHHVTDSREMEIEVPLGQPIHLGTLPTLLIPFHDGACTPTMTDHGEVMPGLMSGCLDLSLTKHTVFMFASAALLLITMLVWSNRDKTKLVPRGTGANLIEMLVLFVRDELAIKNIGKEEGPRYVPYLLTAFFFILFMNLLGLVPWMSTATGNIAVTLALAVCTFIVTQVASIRAAGIGGYLKHLTGGVAPWLWPIMIPVEILGLFTKPFALTMRLFANMLAGHVVLFFLLGLIFILGHPGVAAVSVPFAFAIYLLELFVAFVQAYVFTMLSALFIGMGVAMGHHGHDDHGHEGGASHDHGGAHH; via the coding sequence ATGCGCAAGGCAATGGTGCTGGTCGCCAGTCTGTTCGCGGCCGTGGCGTGGGCCTCTCCGGAGCACGGTGAGGCCGGCGTTGGAGAGCACGGCGCCGCCGCCGGTGGGCACGATGCCGCCGCTGCCGGTGAGCACGGTGAAGACGTGCCGGGGTACATCCTCCACCACGTCACCGACTCGCGGGAGATGGAGATTGAGGTCCCCCTGGGCCAGCCCATCCACCTGGGGACGCTGCCCACCCTCCTCATCCCCTTCCATGACGGCGCGTGCACGCCGACGATGACGGACCACGGCGAGGTGATGCCGGGCCTCATGTCGGGCTGTCTGGACCTGTCCCTCACCAAGCACACGGTGTTCATGTTCGCGTCGGCGGCCCTGCTGCTCATCACCATGCTCGTCTGGAGCAACCGCGACAAGACGAAGCTGGTGCCGCGCGGCACGGGCGCCAACCTCATCGAGATGCTGGTGCTCTTCGTGCGCGACGAGCTGGCCATCAAGAACATCGGCAAGGAGGAGGGCCCGCGCTACGTGCCGTACCTCCTGACGGCGTTCTTCTTCATCCTCTTCATGAACCTGCTGGGCCTGGTGCCCTGGATGTCCACGGCCACCGGCAACATCGCCGTCACGCTGGCCCTGGCGGTGTGCACCTTCATCGTCACCCAGGTGGCCAGCATCCGCGCGGCGGGCATCGGCGGCTACCTCAAGCACCTGACCGGCGGTGTGGCCCCGTGGCTGTGGCCCATCATGATTCCGGTGGAAATCCTGGGCCTGTTCACCAAGCCCTTCGCCCTCACGATGCGTCTGTTCGCCAACATGCTGGCGGGCCACGTCGTCCTCTTCTTCCTCCTGGGCCTCATCTTCATCCTCGGCCACCCCGGGGTTGCCGCGGTGAGCGTGCCCTTCGCCTTCGCCATCTACCTGCTGGAGCTGTTCGTGGCCTTCGTGCAGGCGTACGTCTTCACGATGCTGTCCGCGCTGTTCATCGGCATGGGTGTCGCCATGGGCCACCACGGGCACGATGACCACGGCCACGAGGGTGGCGCCAGCCACGACCACGGCGGCGCCCACCACTGA
- a CDS encoding AtpZ/AtpI family protein, with amino-acid sequence MAEKEPREDKPASDGSELGETARQMRAAEPYIAAVWKLTGGAVVGVLGGYWLDKWLGTGPWLLVGLSLLGICVGFYGFLREMARLGKRK; translated from the coding sequence ATGGCGGAGAAGGAGCCCCGGGAAGACAAGCCGGCTTCGGACGGCAGCGAGCTGGGCGAGACGGCGCGCCAGATGAGGGCCGCGGAGCCCTACATCGCGGCGGTGTGGAAGCTGACGGGTGGCGCGGTGGTGGGTGTGTTGGGCGGCTACTGGCTGGACAAGTGGCTGGGGACGGGGCCGTGGCTGCTGGTGGGACTGAGCCTGTTGGGGATTTGCGTGGGCTTCTACGGATTCCTCCGGGAGATGGCCCGACTGGGGAAGCGGAAGTGA
- a CDS encoding YbhB/YbcL family Raf kinase inhibitor-like protein gives MPKPLALTSPRFKDGDLIPIAYTGEGDDLSPPLQWSNPPAGTKSLALIVEDPDAPDPQNPQMTWSHWVLYNIPPGAQALPEGATPDVLPAGARQGMNDWKRQGYGGPMPPVGRHRYYFRLYALDTVLPDLGRTSRLDLLDAMDGHILGEAELIGLYQKVHHRGAEYHAGGAPR, from the coding sequence ATGCCGAAGCCCCTCGCGCTCACGTCCCCCCGCTTCAAGGACGGAGACCTCATCCCCATCGCCTACACGGGCGAGGGCGATGACCTCTCCCCACCCCTGCAGTGGTCGAACCCGCCGGCCGGGACGAAGAGCCTGGCGCTCATCGTGGAGGACCCGGACGCGCCGGACCCGCAGAACCCACAGATGACCTGGTCCCACTGGGTCCTCTACAACATCCCTCCCGGGGCGCAGGCGCTGCCCGAGGGCGCCACCCCGGACGTGCTCCCCGCGGGCGCGCGCCAGGGGATGAACGACTGGAAGCGCCAGGGCTACGGCGGCCCCATGCCGCCGGTGGGCCGCCACCGCTACTACTTCCGGCTGTACGCGCTGGACACCGTGCTGCCGGACCTGGGCCGCACCTCGCGCCTGGACCTGCTGGACGCCATGGATGGCCACATCCTCGGCGAGGCGGAGCTCATCGGCCTGTACCAGAAGGTCCACCACCGCGGCGCGGAGTACCACGCGGGCGGCGCGCCTCGCTGA